The sequence TCGCGGTGGACCCGGGTCTTACGCTTATTGGCCTCTGTGTCCTGCCGCCCGTGGCCTACGTGCTCGCATACATTGGCATTAAGGTGCGCAAGAGCGTACGGCGTTCACTCGAAAAAATCGGGTCCATGGCGTCGGTCGTGAACGAAACCGTCACGGGCATTCACATCGTGAAGGGTTTCGGCATGGAGGCCTACGAGGTCGGCCGGGTCAGGGCTGAGATCAAGAAACTGAAGCGTTTTCTCATGAAAATGATCCGGGACAACGCCGCAACGGGCCCCGTCACGGAGTTTATCCTGGTCATCGGCCTGGTGGTATTCGTGCTGATGAGCGGCAGACGGGTGGTTGACGGTCGGCTCGACGCCGGCGACCTCGTGCAACTCTATTTTTCGCTCGCGATGATGCTCGACCCGGTGCGGAAGCTCTCGGCGGTCAACAATATGATCCAAACGAGCATCGCGAGCGCGGAACGGGTCTTCGAGTTCATCGACCTCAAGCCGTGTATCGTTGAAACGGGGGATGCCGTCGAACTCCCGCCGCTTGCGGACAGGTTGCGTTTCGATGACGTGCATTTTTCGTATGACGGGACGACGGAGATACTGAAAGGGCTCACGTTCGAGGTGGGGAAGGGCGAAATGATCGCCCTCGTCGGGTTCAGCGGCTCGGGCAAGAGCACGATTACAAAGCTGATTCCTCGTTTCTACGACGTGTCGGCCGGTTCCATCACGTTCGATGGCGTGGATATTCGCCGCGCGACATTCAAGAGCCTGCGCGAGCAGATCAGCCTCGTGACGCAAAACACGATTTTGTTTGATGAGTCGATTCGGGACAACATCGCCTTCGGACGCGCTGATTTCACGGATCAGCGGGTCGAAGCCGCCGCACGGGCGGCGTATGCACATGATTTCATCTTGCGGCTGCAGCAAGGGTATGCGACGCGCATCGGCGAAGCGGGCCAGACCCTCTCGGGCGGTCAGCGTCAGCGGCTGGCAATTGCCCGCGCAATCATTAAGGACCCGACGATTCTGATCCTCGATGAGGCCACGTCGAGCCTGGACTCGGAGAGCGAGCGCTTGATTCAGGAAGCGCTGGACCAGTTTGTCGCGGGGCGCACCGCCATCGTGATTGCACACCGGCTCTCGACGATCCAGCGCGCGGACCGCATTCTCGTGATCGACGATGGCACAGTGGTGGAGCAGGGCACGCACCAGGAGTTGCTGGAGCGCAACGGCATTTACAGGCGCCTGTACGAGGTGCAATTCGCGGCGGCGAACCAGGAGAACGGCGCATGAGAACGTGGGCCGCTGTCGCCGCGCTCTCGCTGGTCCTGGTGGGATGTGGCGGCGAAGAACCGCGCACCGCGGGCGCTCCGGCTGCGGCAGGACAGAGGCATGGGCAAGACGCCCGTGCCCCGAATTCTCAAGTCCGGGGACTCGTGCGGGTCGTGGACCTGCAAAGGCAGCCGTTGGCGGGTATGGCGCCAATCGCGACGCTGCAACCGAATGCCTTTGATGAGCCGGTAGCCTCGGGGCCGCTCACGGCGGCGGACGGCCGGTCCGCCTTGTTGTTCCCGGCGGACCAGAGGGTTTGCGTGCGGGCGTGGGACCCGGAACTGCGCTTTTTCGCCAACAATTACGTTGATGTCCTGCCTAATACCGGCACTATCACGGAAGAAATGGAAATCATAATGGCTCCCGCCGCGTCGTTTGAGATGACGCTGCTGCTGCCGGGCGGTCTGCCCGCGGCGAACCGGAATGTGGGCCTGATGATGTTTCATCCGACCCGCGGCCCGTGGTGGCCAAGCGAGGGAAATTCGGACAGCACGGGCAGAGTCGCGTTCGTGTCGATACCGCCGGGCCGTTTTCTCCTGAAAGTGAAGATAGACAGCGGGGAGTCAATTGACCTGCCGGAATTGAGTCTGCCGCCCGGCGCGTCCGTCGATTTGGGGCCGGTGTTCCTGCAATAACGTTGTGGAGTCAAGCTAACGTAATGCCCGTTTTCCGCCTCACACGCCAGCTGGCGTTTCCCGACCCCGAACTTGCGGAAGACGGTCTTCTCGCCGTGGGGGGGGATTTGAGCGTAGGCCGGCTGATGCTCGCTTACCGGCACGGTATCTTCCCGTGGTACTCGGAGGGCGAGCCAATCCTGTGGTGGTCGCCGGATCCGCGCATGGTCATTGTTCCGCAGCGGTTCCACACGTCGAAACGGCTGTTGCGTGTCTTGAAACAACAGAAATTCCGTTTCACTCTGGACACCGTGTTCGCGGACGTGATTCGCGGGTGCGCGGCGGTCAGGCGGCGCCATGAGCGTGGCACGTGGATTACCCCCGATATGATCGAGGCCTACGTGCGACTGCACGAAGCGGGCTATGCCCATTCCGTAGAGGCCTGGCAGGAAGAAACGCTGGCCGGGGGACTCTACGGACTCTCTTTCGGCGCGTGTTTCTTTGGTGAGTCCATGTTCACGCGCGCGACGGATGCTTCGAAAGCGGCACTGA comes from Candidatus Hydrogenedentota bacterium and encodes:
- a CDS encoding ABC transporter ATP-binding protein; the protein is MANLSVTPELQSVTPPRPRGSAWTVYSRLMGYAWRYKGRLLLALFFALVIAASFGGMLVAVGTVVKITFYEPVLPKPGEQPDIDPGDRLVQDVHNAVQWMTDNTGWGPQGLEAHTQALVNAMRADKMRALRIACGIVLFLAVIIGIARFLQEYFAGAICTNITTDLGEEMYVNLMRQPVGLFEARSSGDILSRFTNDIFMVNRGLLGVFEKVLREPLKALTFLFIAIAVDPGLTLIGLCVLPPVAYVLAYIGIKVRKSVRRSLEKIGSMASVVNETVTGIHIVKGFGMEAYEVGRVRAEIKKLKRFLMKMIRDNAATGPVTEFILVIGLVVFVLMSGRRVVDGRLDAGDLVQLYFSLAMMLDPVRKLSAVNNMIQTSIASAERVFEFIDLKPCIVETGDAVELPPLADRLRFDDVHFSYDGTTEILKGLTFEVGKGEMIALVGFSGSGKSTITKLIPRFYDVSAGSITFDGVDIRRATFKSLREQISLVTQNTILFDESIRDNIAFGRADFTDQRVEAAARAAYAHDFILRLQQGYATRIGEAGQTLSGGQRQRLAIARAIIKDPTILILDEATSSLDSESERLIQEALDQFVAGRTAIVIAHRLSTIQRADRILVIDDGTVVEQGTHQELLERNGIYRRLYEVQFAAANQENGA
- a CDS encoding leucyl/phenylalanyl-tRNA--protein transferase; the protein is MPVFRLTRQLAFPDPELAEDGLLAVGGDLSVGRLMLAYRHGIFPWYSEGEPILWWSPDPRMVIVPQRFHTSKRLLRVLKQQKFRFTLDTVFADVIRGCAAVRRRHERGTWITPDMIEAYVRLHEAGYAHSVEAWQEETLAGGLYGLSFGACFFGESMFTRATDASKAALTAFVHQCVRWDIQLIDCQLPNPHLRRLGALEMPRREYLRLLESLAQRATLRGPWRFDEDLAASAFRRQSDGLPPE